A region from the Halobacillus mangrovi genome encodes:
- the guaA gene encoding glutamine-hydrolyzing GMP synthase yields the protein MILVLDFGSQYNQLITRRIREFGVYSELRSHKISIEEIKELNPSGIILSGGPNSVYGENSFRCDEDLFELGIPVLGICYGMQLMTHHFDGKVERAKEREYGKADINIAEDPTLFRKTPKEQTVWMSHSDKVIDPPAGFQVDATSPSCPVAAMSNDETKMYGVQFHPEVRHSEYGNDILRSFVFDVCDATDDWTMEHVVEMEVEKIREQVGDRKVLCALSGGVDSSVVAALIHKAIGDQLTCIFVDHGLLRKNEAEDVMRTLGDGFNMNIIKVDAKDRFLSKLKGVSDPEEKRKIIGNEFIYVFDDEAEKLKDIDFLAQGTLYTDIIESGTETAQTIKSHHNVGGLPEDMQFDLIEPLNTLFKDEVRALGTELGVPDHIVWRQPFPGPGLGIRVLGEITEEKLEIVRESDAILREEVKNAGLEREIWQYFTALPDIRSVGVMGDERTYDYTIAIRAVTSIDGMTSDWARIPWEVLERISTRIVNEVDHINRVVYDVTSKPPATIEWE from the coding sequence ATGATCTTAGTACTTGATTTTGGCAGTCAATACAACCAATTAATCACTCGAAGAATCCGTGAATTCGGTGTGTACAGTGAGCTACGTTCTCACAAAATCAGCATCGAGGAGATCAAAGAATTAAATCCAAGCGGAATCATATTGTCCGGAGGGCCGAACAGTGTTTATGGTGAAAACAGTTTCCGTTGTGATGAGGATCTGTTTGAACTCGGCATTCCGGTACTGGGCATTTGCTACGGTATGCAGCTGATGACTCACCATTTCGACGGGAAAGTAGAACGTGCAAAAGAACGTGAATATGGTAAAGCGGATATCAATATCGCAGAAGATCCTACCCTTTTCCGTAAAACGCCTAAGGAACAGACGGTCTGGATGAGCCACAGCGATAAGGTGATTGATCCACCAGCAGGCTTCCAAGTTGATGCGACAAGTCCATCTTGTCCGGTTGCGGCAATGAGCAACGACGAAACGAAAATGTATGGAGTGCAGTTCCACCCGGAAGTACGTCATTCTGAGTATGGCAATGATATTCTGCGCAGCTTCGTATTTGATGTCTGTGATGCCACAGATGATTGGACAATGGAACACGTTGTAGAAATGGAAGTCGAAAAAATTCGTGAACAAGTAGGCGATCGCAAAGTCCTATGTGCATTGAGTGGTGGTGTAGACTCTTCTGTAGTAGCTGCATTGATTCATAAAGCGATCGGTGATCAGTTGACGTGTATCTTTGTCGATCATGGATTGCTTCGAAAAAATGAAGCCGAGGACGTGATGCGTACCCTTGGTGACGGGTTCAACATGAACATCATCAAAGTGGATGCAAAGGACCGTTTCTTGAGTAAGCTGAAAGGCGTTTCCGATCCAGAAGAAAAACGTAAGATTATTGGAAATGAATTTATATATGTGTTTGATGATGAAGCAGAGAAACTGAAAGACATTGATTTTCTGGCACAAGGAACACTTTACACCGACATTATTGAAAGTGGTACAGAAACTGCTCAGACCATTAAGTCTCACCACAATGTCGGCGGTCTTCCTGAAGATATGCAGTTTGATCTAATTGAACCGTTGAATACATTGTTCAAGGATGAAGTGCGTGCACTTGGTACAGAATTAGGCGTACCTGACCATATTGTTTGGCGTCAGCCGTTCCCAGGACCCGGGCTAGGGATCCGAGTACTCGGGGAAATAACCGAAGAAAAATTAGAAATCGTGCGTGAATCTGATGCGATTCTTCGTGAAGAAGTGAAGAACGCCGGGTTGGAACGTGAGATCTGGCAATACTTCACTGCTTTGCCAGACATTCGTTCTGTTGGAGTTATGGGAGATGAGCGTACGTATGACTACACTATCGCGATTCGTGCGGTAACCTCGATTGATGGTATGACATCAGATTGGGCACGCATCCCATGGGAAGTCCTTGAGAGGATTTCTACACGTATCGTTAATGAAGTCGATCACATCAACCGCGTAGTGTACGATGTGACGAGTAAGCCGCCTGCAACGATCGAGTGGGAATGA
- a CDS encoding Hsp20/alpha crystallin family protein, with amino-acid sequence MNQFKDWKTNLDRFFGQDFWGDFEGMMKPSIPYVNMYQYDNELLCFVNIPGMNHPKNVDVFVDHSTLTLKGKIEINHRGGHQILSEIADGTFERSVDLPFPVRSDKIEATYKHGLLVVQLYRQVTNSSKQRPISIRHIEDE; translated from the coding sequence ATGAACCAATTTAAAGATTGGAAAACGAATTTGGACCGATTTTTTGGCCAGGATTTTTGGGGTGATTTCGAAGGCATGATGAAACCTTCCATTCCCTACGTCAACATGTATCAGTATGATAACGAACTCCTTTGTTTCGTAAACATCCCCGGCATGAACCACCCGAAAAACGTTGATGTTTTTGTTGACCACTCTACTCTCACGCTTAAAGGCAAAATCGAAATTAACCACCGTGGAGGCCATCAAATCCTATCTGAAATTGCGGACGGCACTTTCGAACGAAGCGTCGATCTTCCTTTTCCAGTCCGAAGTGACAAAATCGAAGCGACTTACAAGCACGGTTTACTAGTCGTTCAGCTTTACCGCCAAGTTACTAATTCTTCAAAGCAGCGTCCTATCAGTATCCGCCATATCGAAGATGAATAG
- a CDS encoding NETI motif-containing protein has translation MPKKNSKNNKKRFEVGEKESIDQCLDRIKNEGYMPIRRAEEPIFREEIKNGEKVMEPVGKTIVFHAIKQ, from the coding sequence ATGCCCAAAAAGAACAGCAAGAACAACAAGAAGCGCTTTGAAGTTGGAGAAAAGGAATCAATCGACCAGTGTCTTGATCGTATAAAAAATGAAGGGTATATGCCGATTCGTCGTGCAGAAGAACCAATCTTTCGTGAAGAGATAAAAAATGGTGAAAAAGTTATGGAACCTGTAGGGAAAACGATCGTCTTTCATGCGATTAAACAATAA
- a CDS encoding ring-cleaving dioxygenase yields the protein MNELKGIHHVTAITSSAEKNYEFFTYVLGMRLVKKTVNQDDIQTYHLFFADDEGNPGTDMTFFDFPGIPKGSHGTNEISRTSFRVPSDEALTYWEKRFNRLDVKHKGIQDRFGKKILPFVDFDDQSYELVSDENNEGVSAGKPWQKGPIPLEYAIVGLGPLHVRVDNIKYFKDMLEKVLLFKEIDQEGAFRLFETGHGGNGAQVIVEFNNVLPPARQGYGTVHHAAFRVNDREELDDWDQWMSRFGFRTSGFVNRHYFGSLYVNVAPQILFEFATDGPGFMGDEPYETLGEMLSLPPKLEPKREQIENYVRPIDTVRSTKLFEREYE from the coding sequence ATGAACGAATTAAAAGGAATTCACCACGTAACAGCGATTACCAGCAGTGCAGAAAAGAACTATGAATTTTTCACGTATGTGCTTGGGATGCGGCTTGTAAAGAAAACGGTGAATCAGGATGATATCCAGACTTATCACTTGTTCTTTGCAGATGATGAAGGTAATCCAGGGACAGATATGACTTTTTTTGATTTCCCCGGTATTCCGAAAGGGTCCCATGGAACGAATGAAATTTCCAGAACGTCCTTCCGTGTACCCAGTGATGAAGCCCTGACTTACTGGGAAAAGCGCTTTAATCGCCTGGATGTGAAACATAAAGGTATTCAAGACCGGTTTGGGAAGAAAATCTTGCCCTTTGTGGATTTTGACGATCAATCTTATGAACTGGTTTCTGATGAAAATAATGAGGGTGTTTCTGCAGGGAAGCCGTGGCAGAAAGGACCAATTCCCTTAGAATACGCCATTGTTGGTCTGGGTCCCCTTCACGTCAGAGTGGATAACATTAAATACTTCAAAGACATGTTGGAAAAGGTACTTCTATTCAAGGAAATCGATCAAGAAGGTGCATTTCGTTTATTTGAAACAGGTCATGGTGGAAATGGCGCACAAGTCATCGTAGAGTTTAACAATGTTCTGCCACCTGCACGTCAAGGATATGGTACAGTTCACCATGCAGCTTTTCGGGTCAATGATCGGGAGGAATTGGACGATTGGGATCAATGGATGTCCCGTTTTGGGTTCCGGACTTCTGGTTTTGTAAATCGTCACTATTTTGGTTCTCTTTACGTGAACGTAGCTCCGCAAATCTTATTTGAGTTTGCGACTGACGGACCTGGTTTCATGGGAGATGAACCTTATGAAACACTTGGCGAAATGCTTTCTCTTCCTCCGAAGCTGGAGCCTAAACGCGAGCAGATTGAGAATTATGTTCGCCCAATCGATACAGTGAGAAGTACAAAATTGTTCGAAAGAGAATATGAATGA
- the purE gene encoding 5-(carboxyamino)imidazole ribonucleotide mutase, whose amino-acid sequence MAKVGVIMGSISDWETMKQACDVLDELNIPYEKEIISAHRTPEDMFTYAEEARQRGLKTIIAGAGGAAHLPGMVASKTTLPVIGVPVQSKALQGLDSLLSIVQMPGGVPVATVAIGSSGAKNAGLLAAEMLGAFDEEIAMKLRDYRKQMVDKVEGMRSDLRGS is encoded by the coding sequence ATGGCTAAAGTAGGCGTCATTATGGGCAGTATCTCGGATTGGGAGACAATGAAACAAGCTTGTGATGTACTCGATGAATTAAATATTCCATATGAAAAAGAAATCATTTCTGCACACCGCACCCCGGAAGATATGTTTACGTATGCAGAAGAGGCGAGACAAAGAGGACTGAAGACAATTATTGCAGGGGCAGGAGGAGCGGCTCACCTGCCGGGAATGGTAGCATCAAAAACAACGCTTCCTGTCATCGGAGTACCGGTACAATCGAAGGCTCTGCAAGGGTTGGATTCACTTTTATCCATTGTTCAAATGCCTGGAGGCGTGCCTGTCGCTACGGTAGCGATCGGAAGTTCAGGAGCAAAAAATGCAGGACTTTTAGCAGCGGAAATGCTTGGAGCTTTTGACGAAGAGATCGCTATGAAACTAAGAGATTATCGAAAACAAATGGTAGATAAAGTCGAAGGAATGAGGAGCGATTTACGTGGATCATAA
- a CDS encoding NCS2 family permease, producing the protein MKQYFKFKELGTNYRTEFMAGLTTFLAMAYILFVNPSTLALDGIEQLPEGVTRIDKGAVFTATAIAAAVGTLIMGVFAKYPIALAPGMGLNAFFAYTVVLGFGIPWETALAGVLASGLIFIVLTVTGLRQMIIDAIPGNLKLAVGAGIGLFIAFIGFQNAGIVQNSDATLVQLGDLTAGPTLLAIFGIIVSVILLSLGIKGGIFYGMILTSIAGMVTGLISAPTGVNDVVSSAPSLAPTFGAAFTHFGDIFTMQMLVVILTFLFVDFFDTAGTLVAVATQAGFMKDNKLPRAGRALFADSAATVVGAAVGTSTTTSYIESTAGVGAGGRTGFASIVTAGFFLLALFFSPLLSVVTAEVTAPALIIVGVLMASTLKNIDWDQFEIAVPAFFTIAAMPLTYSIATGIAIGFIFYPITMILKGRTKEIHPIMYFLFVIFVLYFIFLA; encoded by the coding sequence ATGAAGCAATATTTCAAGTTTAAGGAATTAGGCACGAATTATCGTACAGAGTTCATGGCAGGTCTGACGACATTCCTTGCTATGGCTTATATTCTGTTCGTTAATCCATCAACGCTTGCGCTGGATGGGATTGAACAACTGCCGGAGGGCGTAACGAGAATCGATAAAGGCGCGGTCTTCACAGCCACAGCGATAGCAGCGGCAGTTGGTACGTTGATTATGGGAGTTTTCGCAAAGTATCCGATTGCTTTAGCTCCAGGTATGGGATTGAACGCGTTCTTTGCTTACACAGTAGTATTAGGATTTGGCATTCCGTGGGAAACGGCGCTTGCAGGTGTGTTAGCCTCTGGACTTATTTTTATCGTATTAACTGTGACCGGCCTGCGCCAAATGATCATTGATGCCATACCAGGGAATTTGAAGCTTGCCGTTGGTGCTGGTATTGGTTTGTTTATCGCCTTTATCGGGTTTCAAAATGCAGGAATTGTCCAAAACAGTGATGCAACGCTTGTCCAGCTGGGGGATTTAACGGCTGGTCCAACTCTACTAGCGATTTTCGGAATTATCGTATCTGTTATTTTACTTTCTCTTGGAATCAAAGGTGGCATTTTCTACGGGATGATCCTTACATCCATTGCAGGAATGGTCACTGGATTAATTTCAGCTCCGACCGGAGTGAACGATGTCGTTTCTTCCGCGCCTAGCCTTGCGCCGACATTCGGAGCTGCATTCACTCACTTTGGCGACATTTTTACCATGCAAATGCTTGTAGTTATTTTAACGTTCTTATTCGTTGATTTCTTTGATACAGCGGGTACGTTGGTTGCGGTTGCGACTCAGGCTGGTTTTATGAAGGATAATAAGTTGCCTCGTGCAGGCCGTGCTTTATTTGCGGATTCTGCTGCAACCGTAGTAGGTGCGGCAGTCGGTACATCAACGACTACTTCTTATATTGAGTCAACGGCTGGTGTAGGAGCAGGAGGCCGTACCGGTTTTGCATCTATAGTCACTGCTGGATTTTTCCTATTAGCTTTGTTCTTCTCACCATTACTTTCAGTCGTGACAGCAGAAGTGACAGCTCCAGCTCTAATTATTGTCGGAGTACTCATGGCGTCTACTCTTAAAAATATTGATTGGGATCAATTTGAGATCGCTGTTCCAGCGTTCTTCACCATTGCTGCTATGCCATTGACGTACAGCATTGCAACAGGAATCGCGATTGGTTTTATTTTCTACCCAATTACGATGATTTTGAAAGGTCGGACAAAAGAAATTCACCCAATCATGTACTTCCTATTCGTCATATTCGTATTATATTTCATCTTCTTAGCTTAA
- a CDS encoding DUF2179 domain-containing protein, which translates to MLENPWLVIGIILAVNIVYVTFFTLRMIFTLKGQRYFAAFISMFEIVTYVFGLGLVLDRLDQIENVIAYALGYGLGVIVGMKIEEKLALGYITVNVISSNPDIEFTRQLREKGYGVTSWYAYGMEGDRLNMQILTPRKYEILLYETIRTIDPKAFIISYEPKQIYGGFWTKSVKRGKIEDAQKEQQEQQEAL; encoded by the coding sequence ATGTTAGAAAACCCTTGGTTAGTTATTGGCATTATTTTGGCGGTGAACATTGTCTATGTGACCTTTTTTACCCTTCGAATGATCTTCACGCTGAAAGGGCAAAGGTATTTCGCTGCGTTTATTAGTATGTTTGAAATTGTGACGTATGTGTTCGGTCTTGGTCTTGTGCTCGATCGTCTTGATCAGATTGAAAATGTAATTGCCTATGCTTTAGGTTATGGGCTTGGGGTAATTGTCGGCATGAAAATTGAAGAAAAGCTCGCCCTCGGTTATATTACAGTTAACGTGATATCTTCAAACCCGGATATCGAATTTACTAGACAGCTCCGTGAAAAAGGATATGGTGTGACGAGCTGGTACGCCTATGGGATGGAAGGGGATCGTCTGAACATGCAAATCTTGACCCCTAGAAAGTATGAAATTCTTCTTTACGAAACCATCCGTACCATTGATCCGAAGGCCTTTATCATTTCGTATGAGCCAAAACAGATTTACGGAGGTTTCTGGACGAAGTCTGTAAAGAGAGGAAAGATCGAAGATGCCCAAAAAGAACAGCAAGAACAACAAGAAGCGCTTTGA
- a CDS encoding aspartyl-phosphate phosphatase Spo0E family protein, whose product MNNQSPLEKNIECTRGKMYEAYKNNSDYEEVLRLSQKLDHLLNQLKSA is encoded by the coding sequence ATGAATAATCAGTCCCCGCTTGAAAAAAATATTGAATGCACCAGGGGGAAAATGTATGAAGCTTATAAAAATAATAGTGATTATGAAGAAGTTTTGCGACTATCCCAGAAACTTGACCATTTACTAAATCAACTAAAAAGCGCCTGA
- a CDS encoding AAA family ATPase encodes MTQQTFLLQPKVSEVLNNINKVMIGKEEAALLSLVALLAKGHVLLEDVPGVGKTMLVKTLAKSLDCDFKRIQFTPDLLPSDVTGVSIYNPKTMEFEFRPGPILGNIVLADEINRTSPKTQSALLEGMEETSITVDGSPVPLSDPFFVMATQNPIEYEGTYPLPEAQLDRFLLKMKMGYPSAKQEMEMLARTSGSHPIHSISSVITKDELVGLQKEVEEVYVDKTVNRYIIELTTGTRNQSGVYLGVSPRGSIALMKAAKAYAFIHDRDYVVPDDVQYLAPYVLSHRMILTSEARFEGRTAEDIIEELISSTSIPVKRNISE; translated from the coding sequence ATGACTCAGCAAACATTTTTACTTCAGCCAAAGGTCTCAGAAGTTTTGAACAATATCAATAAAGTGATGATCGGAAAAGAGGAAGCGGCTTTACTAAGTCTTGTCGCTTTGTTGGCGAAAGGACACGTCCTGCTCGAGGATGTTCCGGGTGTCGGTAAGACGATGCTCGTCAAGACTCTTGCAAAGTCACTGGACTGTGACTTTAAACGGATCCAGTTTACTCCAGATTTGCTTCCATCTGACGTCACTGGTGTTTCTATATATAATCCAAAAACGATGGAATTTGAATTTAGACCAGGTCCGATTTTAGGGAACATTGTTTTAGCCGATGAAATCAATCGGACATCTCCAAAGACTCAGTCTGCATTGCTTGAGGGGATGGAAGAGACGAGCATTACGGTTGATGGAAGTCCTGTCCCGTTAAGTGATCCATTCTTTGTTATGGCGACACAGAACCCGATTGAGTATGAGGGGACATACCCGCTGCCAGAAGCTCAATTAGATCGTTTTCTTTTAAAAATGAAAATGGGGTATCCGTCAGCCAAACAGGAGATGGAGATGCTTGCCCGGACTTCAGGATCTCATCCCATTCATTCCATCTCTTCCGTTATTACGAAGGACGAGCTGGTCGGTCTTCAAAAAGAGGTCGAAGAGGTCTATGTCGATAAAACAGTCAACCGTTACATTATCGAATTGACGACAGGCACGCGTAATCAAAGCGGCGTTTACTTAGGTGTGAGTCCGCGTGGGTCAATTGCTTTGATGAAAGCAGCTAAAGCTTATGCTTTCATCCATGATCGTGATTATGTCGTACCTGACGATGTGCAGTATTTAGCTCCTTATGTTCTATCGCATCGGATGATTCTAACATCTGAAGCGAGATTTGAAGGAAGGACAGCTGAAGATATCATTGAAGAATTGATCTCTTCTACTTCAATCCCTGTCAAAAGGAATATTAGTGAATGA
- a CDS encoding DUF58 domain-containing protein, which yields MRQTFQFAAKLIVVALLFGVLFSYAMFQGGFVSWFLFYAFLPFLLYMLGVLLYPIHDWKIHRDLSKRIATGGETVDVEVTLTRRIPFPIYYCVIEEYLPDSLKKRDDHLEKYRQMDEPEIMEEKRIIKRVIFPWFRKSIHYRYSLDHVPRGEHFLKAVRVKTGDFFGFVKKEHVYMLDNRLLVFPFQRPVKLKERVYSFEQGASPSFKLNEKNTNIVTGVREYMPGDRFAWVDWKTTARKNEMMTKEFEQEKSVDMLVILNAVYHPSMSPVSFEGAVEFSASLLNELHTKSSQMAFMTLGDGRGYFPFQQDYTHKQMIQGHLAKIRPIGRTPFAQQLERERAQIPAGIIAMVVSHQLDAGIQQALVKLSKKSKRLVFFYVRPHKQMTFQDHQVIKQMKNQGILVNVLSEEQLIQREFEVNT from the coding sequence ATGAGGCAAACGTTCCAATTCGCTGCTAAGCTGATCGTCGTTGCCTTATTATTCGGTGTGCTCTTTTCCTATGCGATGTTTCAAGGCGGGTTTGTCAGCTGGTTTCTTTTTTATGCTTTTCTTCCTTTTCTACTTTATATGTTAGGTGTGCTGCTTTACCCCATCCATGATTGGAAAATTCATCGGGACTTATCAAAGCGCATTGCTACTGGAGGGGAAACAGTCGATGTGGAAGTTACCTTGACACGCCGAATCCCGTTTCCTATTTATTATTGCGTAATTGAAGAGTATTTACCGGATTCTCTTAAAAAACGGGATGATCATTTGGAGAAGTACCGCCAAATGGATGAACCAGAAATTATGGAAGAAAAAAGGATCATCAAGCGCGTCATTTTTCCTTGGTTTAGAAAAAGTATTCATTATCGATATTCCCTTGACCATGTTCCAAGAGGTGAGCATTTCTTAAAAGCGGTCAGAGTAAAAACGGGAGATTTCTTCGGTTTTGTTAAAAAAGAACATGTTTATATGCTCGATAATCGTCTGCTTGTTTTTCCATTCCAGCGCCCTGTAAAACTGAAGGAACGCGTGTACAGCTTTGAACAGGGAGCCAGTCCTTCGTTTAAGTTAAATGAAAAAAATACGAACATCGTCACCGGTGTTCGTGAATACATGCCAGGGGATCGGTTTGCTTGGGTGGATTGGAAAACGACGGCACGGAAAAACGAAATGATGACGAAAGAGTTTGAGCAGGAAAAAAGTGTAGATATGCTTGTTATATTAAATGCTGTCTATCACCCTTCAATGAGTCCTGTAAGTTTTGAGGGAGCGGTTGAGTTCAGCGCTTCTCTATTGAATGAACTGCACACGAAATCTTCTCAAATGGCTTTTATGACTTTAGGGGACGGACGAGGGTACTTTCCGTTCCAGCAAGATTACACGCATAAACAAATGATTCAAGGCCATTTGGCTAAAATCCGTCCGATTGGGCGAACGCCATTTGCTCAGCAGTTGGAGCGCGAGCGTGCACAAATTCCAGCTGGAATCATTGCCATGGTTGTAAGTCATCAGCTGGATGCTGGTATTCAGCAAGCTCTAGTGAAATTATCCAAAAAGAGCAAGCGTCTAGTCTTTTTCTACGTTCGCCCTCATAAGCAAATGACATTCCAGGATCACCAGGTCATTAAACAGATGAAAAATCAGGGGATTCTCGTCAATGTGCTTTCAGAGGAGCAACTGATTCAACGTGAATTCGAGGTGAACACGTAA
- a CDS encoding transglutaminase TgpA family protein translates to MNEQPQEQQTFIYRLIIYITGFLLFCEWLRPLESVTNTNDVTIFFIYAAFCFFISFLQIQWFLSMPLKLLGMAFIIDGLYIGETIFTRNWFSLIYDQIIFNVQVIQTREWWQMTPLFRSLLFLILLWLMSYLLYYWFIVAKRMFVFVLMTLIYVTVIDTFTVYDGKWAIIRTFILAMVALGLSSFSREMDKEAIPFHGLKKAHLWALPLIVIIMFSTVAGYSSPKPDPQWPDPVPYLKSATGGSGPGGNGVVQKVGYGENDSRLGGSFIQDDTPVFTAVADGDRYWRIESKDTYTGKGWEDTLEEPTTIVSPDDIPYETFSDEVEVEEQSAFLRMTRDAEFRKLVYPYGTKSVGMVSQNYNIRLHENTGEMDTLKGESEAKWNEFAINYDFPSFEYSQLREAGSEDPDYIQDRYLQLPDNLPNRVRNLASQIVEGEDNRYDRAKAVESYFSSNGFEYSTTDVPVPRENQDYVDQFLFESQLGYCDNFSTSMVVMLRSEGIPARWVKGFTGGERIDTTQSEDGEEVKNVYEVTSGNAHSWVEVYFPDIGWVPFEPTKGFTNNADFYTDIETEDENSTDAGQDEETPETNMGNPQQMEDEQASQSQGALGENSDQSYTWIWVLAGGIVIGGTILFFTRYRWMSFLLIRRYRNNQGEDTYEKAYQYLLKVLEHKGIKRQPEQTLREYARVVDRHYQSSDMRRLTNDYERLLYRNEHHSERWPKVTELWENLIKKALS, encoded by the coding sequence ATGAATGAACAACCTCAAGAACAACAGACGTTCATCTACCGGCTTATCATTTACATTACTGGGTTCCTGCTTTTTTGTGAGTGGCTAAGGCCATTAGAGTCCGTAACCAATACGAATGATGTGACGATCTTTTTCATTTATGCTGCTTTCTGCTTTTTTATTTCTTTCCTGCAAATCCAGTGGTTTCTTTCGATGCCCCTGAAACTACTTGGGATGGCCTTTATCATTGATGGCTTGTACATCGGAGAGACTATTTTCACCAGAAATTGGTTCTCTCTCATTTATGATCAGATCATTTTCAATGTTCAAGTCATTCAAACTAGAGAATGGTGGCAGATGACCCCGTTATTTCGAAGTCTATTGTTTCTTATCCTGCTATGGCTGATGAGCTATTTGTTGTATTACTGGTTTATTGTGGCTAAGCGGATGTTTGTTTTTGTATTAATGACGCTCATTTATGTGACAGTCATTGATACCTTCACTGTTTATGACGGAAAATGGGCGATCATCCGTACATTTATTCTAGCAATGGTGGCTTTAGGGTTATCCAGTTTCTCGAGAGAAATGGACAAGGAGGCCATTCCTTTTCACGGCCTGAAGAAAGCACATCTTTGGGCATTGCCGCTTATTGTGATTATTATGTTTTCAACAGTAGCAGGCTACTCTTCACCTAAGCCTGATCCTCAATGGCCTGACCCTGTACCTTACTTGAAGAGTGCGACAGGAGGGTCTGGACCCGGCGGCAATGGTGTCGTACAGAAAGTCGGATATGGTGAAAATGACAGCCGTCTTGGGGGCTCCTTCATTCAAGATGATACTCCTGTATTCACTGCTGTAGCAGATGGAGACCGCTATTGGCGGATCGAATCAAAGGATACGTACACCGGTAAAGGGTGGGAAGACACTTTAGAAGAGCCGACTACCATTGTTTCTCCGGATGATATTCCTTATGAAACCTTTTCTGATGAAGTCGAAGTCGAAGAGCAGTCCGCATTTCTTCGAATGACACGTGATGCCGAGTTCAGGAAGCTAGTCTATCCTTATGGAACCAAGTCTGTAGGGATGGTATCTCAGAATTACAATATTCGCCTTCATGAAAACACAGGCGAAATGGATACGCTAAAAGGCGAGTCAGAAGCAAAATGGAACGAGTTTGCGATTAATTATGACTTTCCATCCTTTGAATACAGTCAGCTTAGAGAAGCAGGTTCAGAAGATCCTGATTACATTCAGGATCGCTATTTGCAGCTTCCGGATAATCTGCCGAATCGGGTGAGAAATCTCGCCAGTCAAATTGTAGAGGGTGAAGATAACCGCTACGACCGTGCAAAAGCGGTAGAGTCGTATTTTTCCTCCAACGGTTTCGAATACTCGACGACAGATGTCCCTGTTCCGAGGGAAAATCAAGACTATGTAGATCAATTTTTATTCGAATCTCAACTTGGTTATTGTGATAATTTTTCTACTTCGATGGTCGTTATGCTCAGATCTGAAGGTATTCCTGCACGCTGGGTCAAAGGGTTTACTGGCGGAGAGCGAATTGACACGACTCAGTCAGAAGATGGCGAGGAAGTGAAGAATGTTTATGAGGTCACAAGCGGAAATGCCCACTCCTGGGTAGAAGTGTATTTCCCTGACATCGGCTGGGTACCGTTTGAGCCGACAAAAGGCTTTACGAATAACGCAGATTTCTACACAGACATAGAAACAGAAGACGAAAATTCTACAGATGCAGGCCAAGATGAAGAGACCCCAGAAACGAACATGGGAAATCCTCAACAAATGGAGGACGAGCAGGCAAGTCAAAGCCAAGGAGCTCTAGGTGAAAACAGCGACCAAAGCTATACTTGGATCTGGGTGCTAGCTGGAGGGATTGTTATAGGAGGTACTATTCTCTTCTTTACCCGTTACCGTTGGATGAGTTTCTTGTTGATTAGGCGTTATCGTAATAACCAGGGTGAAGATACGTACGAAAAAGCTTACCAGTATTTATTGAAAGTTTTGGAACATAAAGGAATAAAACGTCAGCCCGAACAAACGTTGCGAGAATATGCTCGAGTCGTCGACAGACATTATCAGTCCAGTGATATGAGGCGATTGACGAATGATTATGAACGACTTTTATATCGAAATGAACACCATAGTGAACGATGGCCGAAAGTCACTGAATTATGGGAAAATTTAATTAAAAAAGCATTGTCTTGA